A stretch of the bacterium genome encodes the following:
- a CDS encoding nucleotidyltransferase domain-containing protein, translating to MTKQFSTYLLDEILLKEKIKRENLRRQLIEKVLATLTKLSDKVSFKEAYLFGSIVNPNSFSEKSDVDIGFVDLSDRDFFKTMAFISREIGIDVDVVQLEGHRLEEKIKDKGIRWIKKV from the coding sequence ATGACTAAGCAATTTTCAACATACTTGTTAGATGAAATACTTTTGAAAGAAAAAATAAAAAGGGAGAATTTGCGTCGCCAACTAATCGAGAAGGTGCTAGCTACACTAACAAAACTTTCTGATAAGGTTAGTTTTAAAGAGGCATATCTGTTTGGTTCTATTGTCAATCCAAACAGTTTCTCCGAAAAATCTGATGTGGATATTGGCTTTGTTGATTTAAGTGACCGGGATTTCTTTAAAACTATGGCATTTATTTCAAGAGAAATTGGAATAGATGTTGATGTCGTTCAATTAGAAGGTCATCGTTTGGAAGAGAAGATAAAGGATAAAGGTATAAGATGGATAAAGAAGGTTTAG